The Deinococcus sonorensis KR-87 DNA window TGAGCGGCGGCAAGGCGCTCAGGAGCAGCGCCGCCTGCGGCCCGGGCAACGTAAACGCCCCCCCGATGAACGTCACCTGACGGGGCGCGTCCAGCGACGGCGGTTCGCCCGGGTCAGGCCCGCGCCCTTGGTCGGCTCCGGGCTCGCGGGGCGGCAGGGTCAGGTCGCTGCCCAGCCGAAACGCGCCACCTCCCGGCAGCAGCACGCAGTCGCCAGCGTCGAGCGCCACCGGCTCACCTCCGTCTAGGGCGATCCAGCAGTGCCCCTGCAGCACTGCGTAGACCTTGATGTACCCGTGGGCCGCGAAGTGCACGCACCAGTCGCCGGCGCTGGTGACGAGCCGCGCGAGCGGGCGGCTGGGGCGCAGGTGCCCCAGCACTTCAGAGAGGGGATCCATGGCCATGTTGGACGATCGCGAACATACACCAGACTTTAGCGCATAGATCGTCTGATCCCCGGGCCGTATGATCGGCACGTCGGGACGATCACCGTCACCGACGCCCCACAGGAGCTCCCATGAACATCTTCGTGACCGGCGGAACCGGCACCATCGGCGCGCCCGTCCTCACTGAACTGCTGGCCCACGGCCACACAGTGCTGGCGCTGGCGCGTTCGGACGCCTCCGCCCAGGCCATCAGGCGCCTGGGTGCCCAGCCGCTGCCCGGCAGCCTGACCGACCTTGACGTCCTCCGCGCCGGCGCCGCACACGCCGACGGCGTCATCAATCTGGCATTCAGCCGAGACTACAGCACCGCGAACGCGCTCACGCAGGGCATCGCCGAGGAACACGCCGCGCTGATCACGCTGGGAGCAGCGCTGATCGGCAGTGACCGCCCCCTGGTGGCGGTGTCGGGTACACCCTGGGTGCCGGGCCGCCGCTCAACCGAAGCGGACCCGCTGCCCACCGACGGCCCGGTGGGCGGCCGCGCGCGGTCCCTGCAGGCGATGTTCGACCTGGCGTCCCGTGGCGTGCGCAGCGCGGCGGTCCGGCTGCCGCGAACCGTGCACAACGAAGGGCGGGGTGGGTTCGCGGGACTGCTGACGGCCGAAGCGCGCCGCAGTGGCGTGGCCGGGTACCCCGGCGACGGAACCCAGCGCTGGCCCGCCGTGCACGCGCGTGACGCCGCGGTGCTGTTCCGGCTGGTCCTCGAGTCCGCCCCGGCAGGGACCGCCTGGCATGCGGTCGCCGACGAGGGCGACCAGGTCAGGGACCTAGCAGCGGTCATCGGCCGCCGGCTGGGCCTGCCCGTCCAACCGGTCCCGGAGGACACCTTCGGTCCGTTTGGCCCGATCTTCGCGATGGACCAGCCGTCGTCCAGCGTGTACACACGCGAGACCCTGGGGTGGACACCCACGCAGCCGAGTCTGCTCCAGGACCTGGAACACCTCCAGCCGGAGTGAGCGCCGCCCGGATCCCGGCTCACCGCGGACACGCAGTATCCAGGAGTCCGGCCGTGCCCGGGTGCCGGAAGCCTGAACGGCATCGGACGCGGCGTTCGTCGTGCGAGGGACTGGCCCGCTCACCCCGCCTGGACGGGGCCGTCCTCCGCCTCCCTGGCACCGCGACGGCACCTTCGCTGCAGGCGATCTCGGTCTGGCGCTCAACGAACTCGACCTGGGCGGTGGTCCCCCTCTGTCTGCGCAGGGTCCAGCTCCTTTGCGGGTGGCCGGAGGCTCAGGCCGCTTCGGGGCCTGTTACAGTGACGGCAAGCCTATGCCCATACCCACCTGGCACTTCCGGATGCTCGGAACGGCGGCGTTACAGGCGCACGGGGAGGCGTTCACGCCCCTGGAACGCAAGGCCGCTGCCCTGCTCGCGTACCTCGCGCTGGAGGGGCCGAGCAGGCGAGCGCAGCTGATCGGGCTGCTCTGGCCCGACACCCGGGAGGTGGCCGCGCGGAACAACCTCGTGCATCTGCTGCGAAAATTGCGGCGGTCCGCGGACGCCGTCCCGGTGGTGGGGGCCGAGGTGCTGTCGCTGGCGCGGGATCTGGTGTCGGACGTGCTGGAAGCGCAGGAGGCGTTCGTGCGGGGGGAGTATACGGTCGTTCTCCGCTTCGAGGGCGAGGTGCTGCAGGGCCTGGTCTACGACGATCTCCCCGACCTGGACCTGTGGGTGGAAGCGCAACGCGGGCGGTGGCGGGAGTGGCAGGGCGTGGCCCTGCGCCAGGAAGTGCGGCGCCATGAGGCGCAGGGTGAGTACGACGCTGCCCTGACGCTGGCCCTGGCGCTGCACGATCTCGATCCGGTCTCCGAGGACGCCGCCCGCCGTCTGATGCGCCTGCATTACCTGCGCGGCGACCGCTCGGCGGCCCTGCGGGCCTACTCCCGCTGTGCCGAGGTGCTGAGGCGGGAATTCGGGGTGGACCCGCTGCCGGAAACACAGGACCTGGCGCGCTAGATCGAGGGCGGGCAGGTGCCGGCCGTGCTGCCCGTGGCGGCCCCCAAGGCGCTCCCGCTCACGGTCCTGCGCCCACCGGTCCTGATCGGGCGCGAGCGGGAGTGGGCGCGGATGGAGCAGGCCTGGCGGGCCGGGCAGGTGATCTACCTGCAGGGCGCGCCGGGGGTGGGCAAGACCCGCCTCGCGCGCGATTTCGCGGCGAGCAAGGGGGCCTTCATCGTGAACGAGGGCCGTCCCGGCGACGTGCGGCATCCCAAGTCCTCGTCGGCGCGCGCCTTTCAGAACATGTACGCGCGCGCCAGCGACCTCCATGTCCCCGACTGGGTGAAGCGCGAGATGTCCCGCTACATCCCCGAGTTCGTCGCAGAGGGCTTCGAGGCGCCGCCCATCTCAGATGACACGGACCTGCTGCGCTTCCGTCAGGCGATGCTGGAGTTCCTGCGGCTGACGACCGGCCACCTGCAAACGCACATCATCGACGACTTCCAGTACTTCGATCCCGCGTCGCTGGAGGACGGGGCGTACATGTTCTCGCAGGCCCGCGTGCCCGGCGAGGACCACCGGGTCGCCCCCCTGATCTGTACCTTCCGCAAGAACGAGCTCTCGCCGGAGAACGAGGCGATCATGCGCGAGACGATCGAGGCGGGAAATTCGGTGCTGATTGAGGTGGAGCAGCTGAGCGCCGCGTCCAGCGAGGCGCTGCTCGACTCGCTGGGCGTGACCCTCAGCCCCGCGGTGCGGCAGGGCGCGGCGCAGTACGCGGGCGGCAATCCGCTGTTCCTGCTGGAAACCGTCAAGCATCTCCTGGAAACTGGTCAGCTGGGGGCCACATTTCCCCAGCGGCTGGCCCCGTCCCCGAAGGTGTGGGAGCTGGTCACCCGCCGGCTGGAACGGCTCTCGCCCCCGGCCCTGCAGGCCGCGCGGGCGGCCGCCGTGCTGCAGAGCGACTTCGACCCCGAGCAGGTCGCGGGGGTGCTGGGCGCGCCGCTGCTCGACCTGATCACTGCCTGGGAGGAGCTGGAGATGGCGCAGATCATGCAGGGCAACCGCTTCAGCCATGACCTGGTGTACGAGGCGGTGGACGCCGCGATGCCCGCCACGGTGCGGCACCTGCTGCACCGCTCGGCGGCACGGACCCTCGAGCGCTTCGGCGCCCCCGCCTCGCGGATCGCGCACCACTGGGTCTCGGGCGACAAGCTTGACCTGGCCTCCAGCTGGCTGCTGCGGGCGGCGCAGGACGCCCTGAACGCCTATCAGCTCTCCGAGGCCGCCGGGTTCTACGGTCAGGCCGCCCAGGCGTTCGACGCGGCCCACGAGCCGAGCCGCGCGCGGGAGGCGCGGGAGGCGCAGCGTGACCTGCTCGGACGGATGGAACCGGGCGCCGCTTCCGGAACAGCGCCGCTGTGACGGTCTGACTGGAGTGCCCTCAATCCGGGTGTGGGGTGCGCTTCACCTCAGGACCTCGTTTGAGGCTGTTCAGTCGCACCGGCGTGTCGTCCCAGACCGTCCCGGAACCAGGGGCGTTCAGGGTGGCTGGAAAGCGCACACCGGCAGAGCCCTGGGTCACTTGTCCCTCGACTGCGCCGCGGAACAGAGTAAGGTTGCTTTACTGAACGAACGTTCAGCTAGTAAATGCCGTAAGCCCTTCCGGAGGAACGATGCCGCATCATGTTGTGCTTCACTATGCCCGTGGCCCCGGCTGGGTGCCGGACCGCCCTGTCTTCGAACAGCCACTCCACCGGCACCTTGCGTACATGAGGCGCCTCCATCAGCAGGGCATCGTCCTGGCCGGAGGGCCCTATACCGATCACTCGGGCGGACTGGTGATCTTGCAACCGATGACGCTCGAAGACGCCGAGCAGATGCTCCGTGCGGATCCAGCGATTGTCGATGGCACCATGACAGCCTCGGCGAACCTCTGGCACACGATGTTCGATGATTCGTTCACTTCGGTTCGACTTGCTCAGCGTTGAGCACATGAAGAGGACTGCAGCGTTGCCCTGCTCTCACGGCCGCCCCGATCCTGGTCCATGCGCCCTCTCGCGCTGGACCTCTGGTTCACAGCAGGTGAACGGGGTCGTGACCTTCTCCCTGCACAGCCCAGCACGTCACCTGCTGCTCCCCAGTGCCTCCACGCGCATGATCCAGGCACCCCACCCGGCGAGTTGGCTGCTCCCAGCCAACTCAAGGTGACGGCTCCCAGCCAAGCGGCCAACCCACGAGGAACGATGAGCCCAGCAGACCCCAAGCCACGCAACGCCGCGCTTACCCGGAGCGCCATTTTACAGGCCGCGACGCAGCTGTTTGCTGCCCGAGGATTTGCAGCCACGGGCATGCAGGACATCGCCACCGTGGCGGGGGTCGCCCGGGCGACCCCCAGCTACTTCTTTGGCTCCAAAGAACAGCTCTGGCAGGCGGTCATGGAAGCTCAAGGCCACCTGGTCGCGGGCATCGTTCCAGCGGCCCTGGCCAGCCTTGCGTCGCCGCCCACCCAGGACGCCCTGACGGACGCCCTGCTGGAGAGCGTCCTGACCTTTCATCAGCAGCATCCTGAGGCGCTGCGGCTGATCCAATGGGCAGAATTGCAGGGAAGTTCGCTGTTGCAGCACCTGCCCGCGCATTCGAGTGCCGTGCAGAGCGCGTTGACCATGCTCCAGCAGATGATGCCGGGTCTCTCCGCCACAGAAGCGGCGCATCTGACCCTTTCGCTGCTGGGCGCCTGCTACGCTCACATCTCGTTCGGCCGGACGTTTGGCCCCCCCCTGGGCCTCGATCCTGACGCCCCAACCTTCATGCATGAGCGCCGAGTCCATCTGCGCGCCGTGCTGCTCGCGCTTCTCCATTCCATCTGAGGCGCCTTCGCTGCGGGCACCTCAAGGTCGTGAACAGCGCCTCCCGTACGACCATGTCCTCAAAGGAGCATCCGATGCACACCACGTTGGACCTTGTGATGAAAGAGATGTTCGCGTCTCCATCTCCCTTGCCCACGAGGGCGATGGGCGTCCCCGTCCTCGGGGATTCCGGAGTGTTCGCCCGAGCCACGGCCTCATCAGGAGGTCTCCAGTGAAGACGGTCATGCTCACCGGAGGAACCGGGCGGCTTGGACAGCGCGTGCTTCCGCTCCTGCTGGCGCAGGGGTTCCAGCGTCCGCGCCTTCAGCCGCCGACCGGGCATGCCTGCGCCGGGGCTCACCTGGATTCAGGGTGATCTGTGCAGTCCCTCGGCGGTTCGGCAGGCGCTGGCCGGGGCGGACACCCTGCTTCACCTGGCCACCCAGCCGCTTCAGGCCGGTGCAGATGTGGCGCTGGCCAGACCGCTGCTTCAGGCCCTGCCGAACAGTGACATCCAGCACGCCATTTACATGAGCATCACGGGTCTGGAGCGGATGCAGACCGCGCCTTACTACCGGGAGAAACTGGACATCGAGCGGCGCTTCGAAGACAGCGGTGTGCCGTTGACCCTGCAGCGGTCCACTCAGTTTCACGAGTTCGTGATGCAGCTCGTGCAGCGCTTGACCGTCAGCCGCGTGACGCTGATGCCGCCAGGGGTGACCCTTCAACCGGTCGAGGCGCGGGCGGTGGCCCATCACCTGGCGCAGCTGACCGTGGGCGAGCCCGCGGGCCGGGTCCGGGATCTCGCTGGCCCGGAGACCGCGACACTGGAGCACCTGGCCCGGGAGTGGCACCTCCAGCAGGGTCGCCGTCCCGCGCTGCTGGAGGTGCCACTCCCGGTGCCCCTGTTTCGGGCCTGGAAACATCAGGCGGCGGTCAGCCCCGAGGCACAGGTCGTGGGCCAGAGCTGGGCCTCCTGGCTCGGCGATGCCGCGCCTGAAGACGTGCGGGCGATGCGGACGTGAAGGCCCGTCCGTCGGTTCTCGCGCGGGTGGCGCTGGCCTACCTGGGGATCACGTCCATGCTGGTGGGTCTGTGGGCTCTGGTCTTCCCGCGTGCGTTTTACGACCAGTTTCCAGGGGTGGGGGTCTGGGTGGCGGGCGACGGCCCGTATAACGAGCACCTGGTGCGGGACGTGGGTGGATTGAACCTCAGCCTGGCGCTCCTGAGCTGGTATGCCGTTCGGCAGCCAGCGCAGGTCCCAGGATCGGTGGTCGGCTGGGCGGTCCTGGCTTCCGCGGTCCCCCACTTCCTCTACCATTCGGTGCACCTCCAGACGATCGCCGCTCGCGCTGACCAGCTCAGCAGTCTGGCTGGTCTTCTCGCTTCTGTCGTGTGTGCGGCCATCCTGGTGCGGCGACCCCTGAAGTGATGAGCGGACGCCAGGACGTCATCCAGAGTCCTGACATGGAGCCATCTGCCCGCTTGGGCGGGTGCAGGACCGAACCATCGACACGCGCAGGGAGATGGTCTGAACCATACTCAGCAACGCATCGTTCACGTGTCTGCTGAGTGGTTGAGGCCGCTGCCCGACCTGGTCGCCACGTCAGCAATCCGTCCTGCCGCCTGGCCCCTCGTTCCGGATACTGGACAGACGTCGGGCGCCCGAAGCAGCCATGGTCCGCTTCTGGCCCGGGTGACTCACGGCGCGGATTCCCGCAGGTCACGACCTGGTGGTCTGATTCAAATGTCATTCGGATCTGTTGCTCCGGGAAGCACGGTGCTCTTCGGCATGCCGGCGCGTCCTGAGCCCCATGGTGTCCAAGGCCAGCCGGCTGGGTCAGGGCGTGCCCGGCAGAAACTCGACCCCGTACTGTTCTCCCAGCTCGGCCAGCTGGGCGGGACCGAGCCCGCTGGGTGAGCCGAGCGCGGCCGCGTAGTCCGCGGAGAAGTGCTCGAAGCCCGAGGGATTGGCGAACCAGTAGAACCGGACCGGCCCAGGGCCGAGGTTGCGGTGGGTGTGCGGCGCTTCGGCGGGCAGGAACACCAGGTCACCGCCCCGCGCGGTGAACGTGCCTTCCGGGGTCCACACCTCCAGCTCCCCGTCCAGGACAATGAACAGCTCGTCCTCACGGTGGTGGACGTGCGGGGGCAGGCCCTGTCCCGGCTGCAGGAGTGCCAGCCCGACAGTGAAGGCCCCGTCGGTGTCCACGTCGCTGAGCTTGACGGTGAGGGCGTCGGCGCCTGCGGTGACGGTCTGGCCCTCGCCGGGCCGGATGAGCCTGGGGCGGAGGGCGGGGGGTGAGTGAGCGGCCATGCGCGTTCTCCTGAGGGGGTCGGGTGGGTTCCTCCGGCCGGGCACCTCCGCCGGTGGAGGCGAACAGCGGACGGTGGTCCGGGCGGTGTCCGGGGCCTCTGCCTTCCGGGGCGGTCGCGCCGACGCCACCCTACGTCCTCGCGCATGGTTGGAACATGATCGGGGAGAACCCAGGCGTCGCACCCGGGCAACACTGGCCTCCGGGATGCTCGTCGGCACGGCGCATGGGCCGTCCTGGACGGAAGATCCACCTGAGGCAACGTTCGACCTCATCACCCGTGTGCGTGGCATGCGGACCGGTCTGACGACCATGGCCCAACCATGAGGCCGCGTCTACGGTACGGGGGCCAGTCGGCAAGGAGGAACCCCATGTCCAAGCCCCACCAGCCCGCCCCGCTTCCCCTCACCCGCACGCTCGTCAGCGTCGCCCTCCTGATCGGTGCGCTCTCGTCCTGCGGCGGCGCAGGAACTCCAGCCGCCGCAGGGGTCGGGAGCATCACCGTGTCGCCCGCAACGGTGACGGTGCCGCTGGGCGGCACGGCCGGCCTCAGCGCCACGACGAAGGACGCGCAGGGTCACACGCTGACGAACGTGACGTACGCGTGGAAAAGCTCGAACGAGGCCGTTGCCCGCGTGGCGGGGGGCACCTTGACGGGCCTCCAGGAGGGCCGCGCGACGGTCACCGCGTCAGCCGGGGGCGTCACGCCCGTCGCGGTGAACGTCACGGCTCCCGCCGCCTTCGACCTGTCGCTCTCGACCGACAAGCTGCCGGTGGTCACCGGCGCGGCGGCCAGCCTGAACGTGAACGTGACGCGGCGCAGCGGCTTCACGGGTGCGGTCACGCTGACCCTCCAGGGGCTGCCTGCGGGGGCCTCGGCCGCGCCGATCACGGTCGCCGGGGATCAGACGGCCGCGACCATCACGGTCCGCGCCGCCTTGTCCGCCGCGCACTCCTTCCCGACCGGCGTGACGGTCGCGGGCACCAGTGGCGATCAGGTGGTCACGAAGGCCCTGACCGTCACCGTCCGCGGGCCGGCCGGGAGCGTGGACCCACCTTTGGGCAGGGCGGCTCCAGCATCGTGGATTTCGGTGGCCGGGACGACTACGCGACCGCCATGGTGATGCAGCCGGATGGGAAGGTCGTCCTGGCCGGGTATGCCCCCGGCGCGAGTGGTGAGGGCATCAGCTTCGCCGTGGCCCGCCTGGACCGCGACGGCACCCCCGACGCGACGTTCGGACAGGGCGGCCGGGTGCGCGTCAACTTCGGCAGCGGCAATGACCAGGCGTACGCGGTGGCCCTGCAGAGCGACGGCCGAATTCTGGTGGCGGGATTCGCGGACGTCGGGACCAACCGGGACTTCGGCCTGGCCCGCCTGAACGTGAACGGCAGCCTCGACGCCAGCTTCGGCACGAACGGCAAGGTCACGACGTCCATCGGCGCGGCCGCCGACCGCGCGTACGCCCTGCTGGTCCAGCCGGACGGCAAGATCGTGCTGGGCGGCACCAGCGACGCCGGCAGCACGACCGGACTCGACTTCGCCCTCGCGCGCTACACGGCAAGTGGGCAGCTCGACCCGGGCTTCGGCACGGGCGGGAAAGTGACGACCGCGGTGGCGAAGGGCAGCACCAGCGACACGGTATACGCGTTGGCCCTGCACGAGGGCCGCATCTTCGCGGCGGGCGGTGAGACGGATTTCATGCTCGCGAAGTACACGGCGGCGGGCGCCCTGGACACGACCTTCGGGGCGGGCGGCACGCTCGCGGGCTTGTTCCGCAGCACCGTGGGCGCCGCGCGGGGCCTGGCGGTCACGCGGGTGGACGGTCAGGACCGGCTGCTGCTGGCCGGCAACGCCAACAACGACACGGCGGCCGCGCGCCTGAACCTGAGCGGCGCGCTGGACCCGACCTTCGGCGAGGGTGGCAGGCGCGTCATCGCGGTGAGCGCCAGGGACTGGGATGAAGCGAGCGCGCTCGCGGTCCAGGCGGACGGCAACGTCGTCCTGGGCGGCTGGGCCAACGACGCGACCACCACCGGCAACTTCACCGTGCTGCGCCTGACCGCAGCCGGCCAGCCCGACGCCAGCTTCGGCCAGGGCGGCGTGGTGGTCACGCCCCTGGCGCCCAGCGGCAAGAACGACCGCGCCCGGGCCCTGCTGCTGCAACCCGACGGGCGCGTCCCCGCCACGCGCGTCCTGCTCGCCGGCGAGCGCGTGCCCGGATTCAGCGACTTCGCCGCGACGCGCTACTGGCCCTGAGCAGCGGGGAGGGGGTGAACGGCACCGCTCGCCGCTCCCCCACCCTCCTGACGAGCCCCCACCGACCGGACCCACGAGCGTGGCGGCCTGAAGATGGCCTGCCTGCCCGCTCCGCGCAAGCCACCTCATTCCAGAACGGAGACACGACCATGCCCAGCACCTTCAAGCGTCCCGCCCTTCGGCTCCTGCCCGCCCTGCTCACTGCGGCCCTGGCCGCCTGCGGGACAGGCTCCGGGACCACCACGCCGCCCGGCACACCGCCCGTCACGCAACTGCCCGCTGCGGGCGCCTACACCATGTCCGGCGTCGTCCGCAACTCCGCCGGTCAACCCGTGGCGGGGGCGAAGGTCTTCGCGGGCCACACGGTGTACTACAACACCAATGCCCTGGGCGTGACGGATGCGAACGGCCGGTACTCGGTCAGCGTCCGCGAACCGGCCGGGTCGTGGTACGCGGGCGGGCAGGTCACCCGCGAGTACCACGGGCGCACCTACACCTTCGAGCTGCACCCGGACGACCCGGCGCCCTTCAACGGCGCGTCGGGGGCCGTCCGCAACTTCGAGTGGCGCCTGACCGGACCGCGCCCCGACGGTGGCACCTACGGCGGCACGGTCATGGTGTACGCGGACTTCTTCGACCCGGAACTGCTGGACCTGCTGAGCGACGTGGAGCTGACCCTCACGCCCGACGGACCGCTGGTGGACGGGAGCCCCGGGCGGGTCATCACCTCCGGCCTCAGCCAGACGCCGGAGGGGGACGGCGTGCGTGACGTCCCGATTGGCCGGTACCGCGTCACGGCGCGCCTGGGGCAGGGTGCAGCGGCGCGCGACCTGCGGATTCGCGTCCGCAACGTCGGTGAGTTCGACTCGGGCGTGACGACGACCTTCCAGCAGAACGGGTCGGGGCACAACGTGGAGCTGGAAGTGCGGCGCGCGCCATAAGGCAGGCGGGTGGGGCTGGACGCGCACCAGCTGCGGGTCCAGCCCTTGACCAAGGCGGGTGATAGGCCGACCTGCAACGTGGACTGAAGTCCAGGAGGCGCCTGCGGCCCTCAACCCACCTCGGCCGGTCCGGGCGGCCCGCGCCGGGGCCGTTCGAGTGCGGCGCGGGTCCGGGCGCTAAAGCGCGTATGTTAACAGCTTGAAGTGCGCCCAGACGCGGTTTTCATTCTACTGTAGGGCATGGACAGTATCGCGTACGCGTCGAGTTTGACGGATCAGGAATGGGCGCTGCTTGAACCGTTGCTTCCCGGCCCGAGTTCGACTGGTCGGAAGCGGGTTCATGCTCAGCGGGTGCTGATTGACGCGATGCTCTACGTCCTGAAGACCGGGTGCGCCTGGCGGCTTCTCCCCCTGAACTTCCCGAAGTGGACCACCGTGTACGCCCAGTACCGTAAGTGGCGCGTCCGAGGCGTGCTCAAGCACGTCCATGATGTGCTTCGCGAACGCCTCCGTGTCGCTATTGGACGGTCTGCACAGCCAAGCGCCGGCATCATTGACAGTCAAAGCGCCAAGACCACCGAAGCAGGGGGTCCAAGGGGCTTTGACGGTGCAAAAAAGGTGAGTAGGCGCAAGCGGCACATCCTGGTCGACACGCTCGGCTTGCTGCTGAACGTGGTGGTGCATCCAGCAAACATCCAGGATCGAGACGGCGGAAAGTTCGTCCTGGCCGGCATCAAGCAGCGGTATCCACAGCTGGAGAAGGTTTGGGCGGACCAAGGGTACACGGGCGGATTCCTCAAGTGGGCCAAGGAGCAACCTGGGCTGCTGGGGGAGGTGGTGTATCCGTGGTGGCGGCAAGTCCAGCGCTACACACCGGAACTGGTGGAGCATCTCGGAGTCTACAAGACGTTCAACGTGCTCCCGAGACGTTGGGTGGTGGAACGGACCTTCGCCTGGCTCGGCAGGAACCGCCGCCTCTCCAAGGATTACGAAGCGCTGTCGGAAACGACGGAGATGCTCGTGTACCTGGCCATGATTCGACTCATGCTGCGTCGGTTGGTCCGTGTACCTCCGGCAAAAGGTTGACGGCTCGGTAGGATGGTAAGGCAGGGCAGTGCGACACCTATTGATCTCGGCCTAGGTTTGCACCGACCTCCTGTTGGACAATGAGGACCGTTTGCCGCCGTCCTCGGAGAGAAGGTGTAGAGGTGCAGCGGTGCGCTCACACACTAACTTCAACCTGCAACGAGACCAATAACGAAACGTTGAAATAAGCATATCCATGAATAGCGAAAGGCTGGCAGAGACTCATGTATACTTCGTCCTACTGGATTTTCTTTTTGGTTTTGTTGTCTTTCATTTCTACTTCCAAGGCGGATGGATCATCAAGCCCGGCCAGTGACCTGAGGGACCATTATTCAGTCAATGATCTGGATCTCCGCCTGGAGTATGCCGCAGGAGTGTTTCGTGGACTTAAAGCAGGTAAAGTTATATGGCAGACACAGGATACAGCCGCGTGCAGCAGTTTTATAAGTGAAAAATCCGGTGGTTTTGTTAAAATGGCCTCGCATCTTTACGCCATCAATTGCCACGCAGATGGTGCTGGCGGCCTTACGGACGTGGTCGTGTTGATTGACTCTACAAATGGATCCATCGTGTACTTGGCAGGCAAAACAATAGGGAATTACAAAGGATCTATCTATACATACAGCGCACAAAATAAAAACATCAGCGATGACAGATTATATTTCCCGAAATTTGCTGATACCGTCATTACAGCTTATGATTTGAATGGGAAAACGAAGTCATTTTATAGAATAAGCATTAAAAAGAAACTTGATAACTGTATATCCCAGTATAGCGACTTCGTGTATCCGTCATTAGTGAGTTTCTCGTCAGGGAAATTGACATTCGACTTTAAGACAGAAAATTGCATGTTTAGCATCGCTAACTCTTTGGGATCTACAGATTATATCCTTAAAAATATTACAAACGACCAGAGAAAATAGTAGAATCTAACGTTGATGCGCTTAGCATATGGTCTCGGCGCAGGCACCTCCTCTCAAATCCCGCTTCACATATACCCCCTCTCTGATGAGCTGCGGCGAATGACCGCCCTGGTCGTTCAACAGGTGGTCAATGCACGCTTGT harbors:
- a CDS encoding SDR family oxidoreductase; the protein is MNIFVTGGTGTIGAPVLTELLAHGHTVLALARSDASAQAIRRLGAQPLPGSLTDLDVLRAGAAHADGVINLAFSRDYSTANALTQGIAEEHAALITLGAALIGSDRPLVAVSGTPWVPGRRSTEADPLPTDGPVGGRARSLQAMFDLASRGVRSAAVRLPRTVHNEGRGGFAGLLTAEARRSGVAGYPGDGTQRWPAVHARDAAVLFRLVLESAPAGTAWHAVADEGDQVRDLAAVIGRRLGLPVQPVPEDTFGPFGPIFAMDQPSSSVYTRETLGWTPTQPSLLQDLEHLQPE
- a CDS encoding AfsR/SARP family transcriptional regulator, whose product is MPIPTWHFRMLGTAALQAHGEAFTPLERKAAALLAYLALEGPSRRAQLIGLLWPDTREVAARNNLVHLLRKLRRSADAVPVVGAEVLSLARDLVSDVLEAQEAFVRGEYTVVLRFEGEVLQGLVYDDLPDLDLWVEAQRGRWREWQGVALRQEVRRHEAQGEYDAALTLALALHDLDPVSEDAARRLMRLHYLRGDRSAALRAYSRCAEVLRREFGVDPLPETQDLAR
- a CDS encoding ATP-binding protein, which codes for MLPVAAPKALPLTVLRPPVLIGREREWARMEQAWRAGQVIYLQGAPGVGKTRLARDFAASKGAFIVNEGRPGDVRHPKSSSARAFQNMYARASDLHVPDWVKREMSRYIPEFVAEGFEAPPISDDTDLLRFRQAMLEFLRLTTGHLQTHIIDDFQYFDPASLEDGAYMFSQARVPGEDHRVAPLICTFRKNELSPENEAIMRETIEAGNSVLIEVEQLSAASSEALLDSLGVTLSPAVRQGAAQYAGGNPLFLLETVKHLLETGQLGATFPQRLAPSPKVWELVTRRLERLSPPALQAARAAAVLQSDFDPEQVAGVLGAPLLDLITAWEELEMAQIMQGNRFSHDLVYEAVDAAMPATVRHLLHRSAARTLERFGAPASRIAHHWVSGDKLDLASSWLLRAAQDALNAYQLSEAAGFYGQAAQAFDAAHEPSRAREAREAQRDLLGRMEPGAASGTAPL
- a CDS encoding YciI family protein — translated: MPHHVVLHYARGPGWVPDRPVFEQPLHRHLAYMRRLHQQGIVLAGGPYTDHSGGLVILQPMTLEDAEQMLRADPAIVDGTMTASANLWHTMFDDSFTSVRLAQR
- a CDS encoding TetR/AcrR family transcriptional regulator — encoded protein: MSPADPKPRNAALTRSAILQAATQLFAARGFAATGMQDIATVAGVARATPSYFFGSKEQLWQAVMEAQGHLVAGIVPAALASLASPPTQDALTDALLESVLTFHQQHPEALRLIQWAELQGSSLLQHLPAHSSAVQSALTMLQQMMPGLSATEAAHLTLSLLGACYAHISFGRTFGPPLGLDPDAPTFMHERRVHLRAVLLALLHSI
- a CDS encoding SDR family oxidoreductase codes for the protein MDSACFRSCWRRGSSVRAFSRRPGMPAPGLTWIQGDLCSPSAVRQALAGADTLLHLATQPLQAGADVALARPLLQALPNSDIQHAIYMSITGLERMQTAPYYREKLDIERRFEDSGVPLTLQRSTQFHEFVMQLVQRLTVSRVTLMPPGVTLQPVEARAVAHHLAQLTVGEPAGRVRDLAGPETATLEHLAREWHLQQGRRPALLEVPLPVPLFRAWKHQAAVSPEAQVVGQSWASWLGDAAPEDVRAMRT
- a CDS encoding cupin domain-containing protein codes for the protein MAAHSPPALRPRLIRPGEGQTVTAGADALTVKLSDVDTDGAFTVGLALLQPGQGLPPHVHHREDELFIVLDGELEVWTPEGTFTARGGDLVFLPAEAPHTHRNLGPGPVRFYWFANPSGFEHFSADYAAALGSPSGLGPAQLAELGEQYGVEFLPGTP
- a CDS encoding Ig-like domain-containing protein; amino-acid sequence: MSKPHQPAPLPLTRTLVSVALLIGALSSCGGAGTPAAAGVGSITVSPATVTVPLGGTAGLSATTKDAQGHTLTNVTYAWKSSNEAVARVAGGTLTGLQEGRATVTASAGGVTPVAVNVTAPAAFDLSLSTDKLPVVTGAAASLNVNVTRRSGFTGAVTLTLQGLPAGASAAPITVAGDQTAATITVRAALSAAHSFPTGVTVAGTSGDQVVTKALTVTVRGPAGSVDPPLGRAAPASWISVAGTTTRPPW
- a CDS encoding carboxypeptidase-like regulatory domain-containing protein; amino-acid sequence: MPSTFKRPALRLLPALLTAALAACGTGSGTTTPPGTPPVTQLPAAGAYTMSGVVRNSAGQPVAGAKVFAGHTVYYNTNALGVTDANGRYSVSVREPAGSWYAGGQVTREYHGRTYTFELHPDDPAPFNGASGAVRNFEWRLTGPRPDGGTYGGTVMVYADFFDPELLDLLSDVELTLTPDGPLVDGSPGRVITSGLSQTPEGDGVRDVPIGRYRVTARLGQGAAARDLRIRVRNVGEFDSGVTTTFQQNGSGHNVELEVRRAP
- a CDS encoding IS5 family transposase — its product is MDSIAYASSLTDQEWALLEPLLPGPSSTGRKRVHAQRVLIDAMLYVLKTGCAWRLLPLNFPKWTTVYAQYRKWRVRGVLKHVHDVLRERLRVAIGRSAQPSAGIIDSQSAKTTEAGGPRGFDGAKKVSRRKRHILVDTLGLLLNVVVHPANIQDRDGGKFVLAGIKQRYPQLEKVWADQGYTGGFLKWAKEQPGLLGEVVYPWWRQVQRYTPELVEHLGVYKTFNVLPRRWVVERTFAWLGRNRRLSKDYEALSETTEMLVYLAMIRLMLRRLVRVPPAKG